The Henckelia pumila isolate YLH828 chromosome 2, ASM3356847v2, whole genome shotgun sequence genome includes a window with the following:
- the LOC140883126 gene encoding receptor-like kinase TMK3, with protein sequence MCAWNMEADSRRLNHDVVVVFVYIFLLGGVNCVTDPNDFEILDDFRNGLENPELLKWPANGNDACGPPSWPHLFCSDGRVTQIQVRGLGLQGPLPHNFNRLDKLQNVGFQMNKLNGKLPTFSGLTNLQFAFLDFNEFDTIPSDFFHGLDNIRVLNLDDNPFNQSSGWSIPSDLAESSQLVNFSCSGCNIVGPVPDFFGKLPSLSMLRLSYNRLTGNIPSSFRDSGLEVLWLNNQDEGGMSGSLDVIGSMVGLTQLWLHGNQFTGPLPDNIGDLASLKDLNLNRNRLVGMIPPSLANMNLQVLDLSNNMFMGPIPEFKASNVDYASNSFCQNDPGDQCASQVNSLLDFLHDLNYPEKLASQWIGNDPCKGRWWGITCNSRNEVSVINLQKLGLTGTLSPSISNLPSLLEVHLEGNHIHGTIPASLTPLSFLRLLDVSGNDFEPPWPRFRDGVKVITDGNPKFIGDGSNKSPLPSDGNPSSSDQPPASDVDGTGSTPNAHVTENSTKSGIAAVVAAAAGFTFFIILAAVIAVYCFRKRKKTKQATTSVVIHPKDSLDHDNMVKISVVDGSGSETHSGSVSENKELGISLQVLRNVTNNFSQENEVGRGGFGVVYKGELENGTRVAVKRMESGVISAKALDEFRAEIEVLSRVSHRHLVSLLGFSTEGNERLLVYEYMPHRALSRHLFRWKSVDLKPLSWAKRLVIALDVARGVEYLHTLTHQTFIHRDLKSANILLDDNFRAKVSDFGLVKLAPDAERSIATRLAGTFGYLAPEYAVTGKVTTKVDVYSFGVVLMELLTGLAALDEQRPEEQRYLAEWFWRIKSEKEKLIASIDPALDAKEDIYESVYTIAELAGHCTTRDPSQRPDMGYVVNVLARLVDEWKPYEEDDTDEDSGINAGLPLAQMLEGWKENEVTRDYSESCTDQGSKDSIGAEPSGFADTFASTDAR encoded by the exons ATGTGTGCATGGAACATGGAAGCTGATTCAAGGAGACTGAATCACgacgttgttgttgtttttgtgtataTTTTCCTATTGGGAGGTGTTAATTGCGTCACAGATCCGAATGATTTCGAGATTCTGGACGATTTCAGAAATGGTTTGGAAAATCCCGAGCTTTTGAAATGGCCCGCCAATGGGAATGATGCATGCGGCCCTCCTTCGTGGCCTCATTTGTTCTGTTCTGATGGCAGAGTCACGCAGATTCAGGTTCGGGGGCTTGGATTACAAGGGCCCTTGCCTCATAATTTTAATCGATTGGATAAACTCCAAAATGTGGGATTTCAAATGAACAAGCTCAATGGGAAGTTGCCAACTTTCAGTGGATTAACCAACTTGCAGTTTGCGTTCTTGGATTTCAACGAATTCGATACGATCCCTTCGGATTTTTTCCACGGGCTCGACAACATTCGTGTCTTGAATTTGGATGACAACCCCTTCAACCAGAGTTCTGGATGGAGTATACCTAGTGACTTGGCAGAGTCTTCCCAGTTGGTGAATTTCTCTTGCTCAGGTTGCAATATAGTGGGGCCTGTGCCTGATTTTTTTGGGAAATTACCTTCCTTGAGTATGTTGAGATTGTCGTATAATCGGTTAACTGGTAATATACCATCGAGTTTTCGTGATTCGGGGCTGGAAGTGTTGTGGTTGAACAACCAAGATGAAGGTGGAATGAGTGGTTCTCTTGATGTCATTGGATCTATGGTCGGGCTAACTCAGTTATGGCTACATGGGAATCAATTTACAGGACCGTTACCGGATAATATTGGCGATTTAGCATCGCTAAAAGACCTCAATCTCAATAGGAATCGTCTTGTTGGCATGATTCCCCCAAGTTTAGCAAATATGAACCTCCAGGTCTTGGATTTGAGCAATAATATGTTTATGGGTCCGATACCGGAATTTAAAGCTTCCAATGTTGATTATGCTTCGAATTCATTCTGCCAAAATGATCCTGGCGATCAATGTGCTTCCCAAGTGAACTCCCTTTTAGATTTTCTTCATGATCTGAACTATCCCGAAAAACTTGCTTCACAATGGATCGGGAACGATCCATGTAAAGGGCGTTGGTGGGGGATCACTTGTAATTCAAGGAATGAGGTTTCGGTAATAAATTTACAAAAGCTCGGGCTAACCGGTACGCTTAGTCCTTCGATCTCAAACCTACCATCACTACTAGAAGTTCACTTAGAAGGCAACCATATACATGGCACAATTCCTGCGAGTTTAACTCCGTTGAGTTTTTTGCGGCTGTTGGATGTGAGTGGGAATGACTTTGAACCACCGTGGCCAAGGTTCCGCGATGGTGTGAAGGTGATAACCGATGGTAATCCAAAATTTATAGGCGATGGATCCAATAAGTCGCCATTACCATCCGACGGCAATCCTTCATCCAGTGATCAGCCACCGGCATCAGATGTAGATGGTACAGGTTCGACGCCTAATGCACATGTGACCGAAAATTCCACAAAATCTGGAATAGCGGCTGTTGTTGCTGCAGCTGCGGGCTTTACGTTTTTTATAATCCTCGCAGCAGTAATAGCTGTCTATTGTTTTAGGAAAAGGAAAAAGACAAAACAGGCTACTACAAGTGTTGTAATCCATCCTAAAGATTCCTTAGACCATGATAACATGGTGAAGATTTCTGTGGTAGATGGCTCGGGTTCGGAGACTCATAGTGGTAGTGTTTCCGAGAATAAAGAACTTGGAATTTCTCTACAGGTTCTTCGTAATGTGACCAACAATTTCTCACAGGAAAACGAGGTTGGACGTGGAGGTTTTGGGGTGGTTTACAAAGGTGAGCTCGAAAATGGAACCAGAGTAGCAGTTAAGAGAATGGAATCAGGGGTGATTAGTGCCAAAGCATTGGATGAATTCCGAGCAGAAATCGAAGTGCTTTCAAGGGTTAGCCATCGTCATCTTGTGTCCCTTTTGGGGTTCTCTACTGAAGGAAACGAGAGGCTTTTGGTTTACGAATATATGCCCCATAGAGCTCTTAGTCGACACCTTTTTCGTTGGAAAAGTGTTGATTTAAAGCCTTTATCTTGGGCAAAGAGGCTTGTTATTGCTCTCGACGTTGCAAGAGGAGTCGAATATCTTCATACTTTGACACACCAGACGTTTATACACCGTGATCTTAAATCAGCCAACATTCTTTTGGATGATAACTTTCGAGCTAAAGTTTCAGACTTTGGCCTAGTGAAATTGGCTCCAGATGCCGAGAGGTCCATTGCCACTAGGTTGGCTGGAACTTTTGGATATCTTGCGCCGGAATATGCTG TGACAGGAAAAGTAACAACGAAAGTCGACGTCTACAGCTTTGGAGTTGTACTGATGGAACTTTTGACGGGCTTGGCAGCACTGGATGAACAACGCCCTGAAGAGCAACGATACTTAGCCGAATGGTTTTGGCGGATAAAATCCGAAAAAGAGAAGCTTATTGCCAGCATCGACCCTGCTCTCGATGCCAAGGAAGACATTTATGAAAGTGTTTACACTATAGCTGAGCTGGCCGGGCATTGCACGACACGAGATCCGTCTCAGCGCCCTGACATGGGGTATGTCGTGAATGTGCTAGCTCGATTAGTCGACGAATGGAAACCATATGAAGAGGATGATACAGATGAAGATTCGGGGATCAACGCAGGATTACCCCTTGCACAGATGTTGGAGGGCTGGAAAGAAAATGAAGTTACTCGCGATTATAGCGAGTCGTGTACTGATCAGGGCAGCAAAGACAGCATTGGTGCTGAGCCTTCAGGATTTGCTGATACGTTTGCTTCGACTGATGCTCGTTAA